A single region of the Ziziphus jujuba cultivar Dongzao chromosome 10, ASM3175591v1 genome encodes:
- the LOC107411753 gene encoding transcription factor bHLH149 produces the protein MASFISNLESNLDASIDSNRKKRRKIEGLSTEQRPSLNSETRTARWRSDTEQLIYSSKLVQALRQARTNSSPAEKFSGTRRVRDTADRVLALAAKGTTRWSRAILASRLRLNRNLHKRKHRKAKVSRPNRLPKTEVRKLPPMQKKVQVLGRLVPGCRKLSFPNLLEEASDYIAALEMQVRAMTALTELLAGTPNSTLINSSSSSSSS, from the coding sequence atgGCGTCGTTTATTTCAAACTTGGAATCCAATCTAGATGCCTCCATAGATTCCAACCgcaaaaagagaaggaaaatcgAAGGTCTCTCAACGGAGCAACGTCCATCTCTTAATTCCGAAACCCGAACTGCCAGATGGAGATCCGACACCGAGCAGCTGATCTACTCCTCCAAGCTTGTCCAAGCTCTCCGCCAAGCTCGTACGAATTCTTCGCCAGCGGAGAAGTTCTCCGGCACTAGACGCGTGAGGGACACCGCCGACCGAGTTCTCGCCTTGGCGGCCAAAGGTACAACCCGATGGAGCCGAGCGATTCTGGCCAGTCGACTCAGGTTGAATAGAAACCTCCATAAAAGGAAACATAGGAAGGCCAAGGTGTCAAGGCCTAACAGGTTACCGAAGACGGAGGTGAGGAAGTTACCGCCCATGCAGAAGAAAGTCCAAGTTCTCGGCCGGTTGGTTCCCGGTTGCCGGAAACTTTCTTTCCCGAACCTTCTAGAAGAAGCCAGCGATTACATAGCTGCTTTGGAGATGCAGGTGCGCGCCATGACCGCTCTCACCGAGCTTCTCGCCGGCACGCCAAACTCCACTCTAATaaactcctcctcctcctcctcctcgagctga